The Kaustia mangrovi genome has a segment encoding these proteins:
- a CDS encoding ArsR/SmtB family transcription factor: protein MDTAHVIEALGALAHEHRLAIYRMLVEAGPDGLSAGMIADRLGVPPSSLTFHTRALVQAGLATQRRVSRQIIYAADFAAMNGLVGYLTENCCGQGAACNPGCDPARPAVTEDAASPTNRRSA from the coding sequence ATGGACACGGCGCATGTGATAGAGGCCCTCGGGGCGCTGGCCCACGAGCATCGCCTCGCGATCTACCGGATGCTGGTGGAGGCGGGGCCCGACGGGCTGTCGGCCGGCATGATCGCGGACCGGCTCGGCGTGCCGCCATCCTCGCTGACCTTCCATACCCGCGCGCTTGTCCAGGCGGGCCTTGCGACGCAGCGCCGGGTCAGCCGGCAGATCATCTACGCCGCCGACTTCGCCGCCATGAACGGCCTTGTCGGCTATCTCACCGAAAACTGCTGCGGCCAGGGGGCCGCCTGCAACCCCGGCTGCGATCCGGCACGCCCTGCCGTGACGGAGGATGCGGCCAGCCCAACCAATCGGAGATCGGCATGA
- a CDS encoding ArsI/CadI family heavy metal resistance metalloenzyme has protein sequence MKRLHVHVSVEDLDQSVRFYTTLFAAEPSVVKPDYAKWMLDDPRVNFAISRRGQAVGVEHLGIQVETEAELTEVYGRLARADRPVVEEPATVCCYANSDKQWIADPQGVAWETFLTHGESTVYGKDGALDRLDAACCEPPAIAAASRGACGCGPSASDTGGGS, from the coding sequence ATGAAACGCCTGCATGTCCATGTGTCTGTGGAGGATCTCGACCAGTCGGTCCGCTTCTACACGACCCTGTTTGCCGCGGAACCCTCTGTGGTGAAGCCCGACTACGCGAAATGGATGCTGGACGATCCGCGCGTGAACTTCGCGATCTCCCGGCGCGGCCAGGCCGTCGGCGTCGAGCATCTGGGCATCCAGGTGGAGACCGAGGCCGAGCTCACGGAAGTCTATGGCCGCCTTGCCCGGGCCGACCGCCCGGTGGTGGAGGAGCCGGCGACTGTCTGCTGCTATGCCAACAGCGACAAGCAGTGGATCGCCGATCCTCAAGGGGTGGCCTGGGAGACCTTCCTGACCCACGGGGAGAGCACGGTCTACGGCAAGGACGGCGCGCTGGACAGGCTCGATGCGGCCTGCTGCGAGCCGCCCGCCATCGCCGCCGCCAGCCGGGGAGCATGCGGCTGCGGCCCGTCGGCGAGCGATACAGGCGGAGGCTCGTAA
- a CDS encoding arsenate reductase ArsC → MAPLNVLFLCTGNSARSIMAEAILNHLGAGRFRGWSAGSHPKNDVHPMALETLRQANLPTEGLYAKSWDEFARNGAPEMDFVFTVCDNAAGEVCPIWPGQPVTAHWGVPDPAAAEGSEAERMLAFREVFRMLDRRIRIFLALRHGEIDRAETERKVVEIGRLDENDAKSRAS, encoded by the coding sequence ATGGCTCCCCTGAACGTTCTGTTCCTGTGTACGGGCAATTCCGCGCGCAGCATCATGGCCGAGGCGATCCTCAACCATCTCGGTGCCGGACGCTTCCGGGGCTGGAGCGCGGGCTCCCATCCCAAGAACGATGTCCATCCGATGGCGCTGGAGACGTTGCGCCAGGCGAACCTGCCGACCGAGGGGCTTTACGCCAAGAGCTGGGACGAGTTCGCCAGGAACGGCGCGCCGGAGATGGATTTCGTCTTCACCGTCTGCGACAACGCCGCCGGAGAGGTCTGCCCCATATGGCCCGGCCAGCCGGTCACGGCCCATTGGGGCGTTCCCGACCCCGCGGCGGCGGAGGGGTCGGAGGCCGAGCGCATGCTCGCCTTCCGCGAGGTCTTCAGGATGCTCGACCGCCGCATCCGGATCTTCCTCGCGCTCCGGCATGGGGAAATCGACAGGGCGGAGACGGAGCGCAAGGTCGTCGAGATCGGCCGTCTCGACGAGAACGACGCGAAGAGCAGGGCATCATGA
- the arsB gene encoding ACR3 family arsenite efflux transporter, whose translation MSDTTTDNAGAALAAPAAKLGVFERWLTVWVALCIVAGIVLGQLLPGVFHAIGGMVVAEVNLPVAVLVWLMIIPMLLKIDPAALSGVGAHWRGIVATVGVNWLVKPFSMALLAWLFIGTVFRPFLPADQVDSYIAGLILLAAAPCTAMVFVWSNLVNGEPHFTLSQVALNDTIMVVAFAPIVGLLLGLSAITVPWDTLILSVVLYIVVPVAIAQLWRARRLRTGGEAALARTLKRLGPVSLVALLATLILLFGLQGEQIVRQPLVIAMIAVPILVQVYFNAALAYGLNRSLGVDWCVAGPSALIGASNFFELAVATAIALFGFQSGAALATVVGVLVEVPVMLSVARIVNASRGWYERGAMPAGKR comes from the coding sequence ATGAGCGATACAACGACGGACAATGCCGGTGCGGCCCTTGCTGCGCCAGCCGCGAAGCTCGGTGTGTTCGAGCGCTGGCTGACGGTCTGGGTGGCGTTGTGCATCGTCGCCGGCATCGTGCTGGGTCAGCTGCTGCCGGGTGTCTTTCATGCCATTGGCGGCATGGTGGTGGCGGAGGTGAACCTGCCTGTCGCCGTGCTCGTCTGGCTGATGATTATCCCCATGCTGCTCAAGATCGACCCGGCGGCGCTCTCCGGCGTCGGGGCGCACTGGCGCGGCATCGTGGCGACCGTCGGCGTCAATTGGCTCGTCAAGCCGTTCTCCATGGCGCTGCTCGCCTGGCTGTTCATTGGAACCGTCTTCCGGCCCTTCCTGCCGGCCGACCAGGTCGACAGCTACATTGCGGGCCTCATCCTGCTGGCGGCCGCGCCCTGCACGGCGATGGTCTTCGTCTGGTCCAACCTGGTGAACGGCGAGCCGCATTTCACGCTGAGCCAGGTCGCGCTCAACGACACGATCATGGTCGTGGCCTTCGCGCCCATCGTCGGGCTGCTGCTCGGCCTGTCGGCCATCACCGTGCCGTGGGACACGCTGATCCTGTCGGTCGTCCTCTACATCGTCGTGCCCGTGGCCATTGCCCAGCTCTGGCGCGCAAGGCGCCTGAGGACGGGGGGCGAGGCGGCGCTCGCGCGCACGCTGAAACGGCTCGGGCCCGTCTCGCTGGTGGCGTTGCTGGCAACGCTCATCCTGCTGTTCGGCCTGCAGGGCGAGCAGATCGTGCGCCAGCCGCTGGTGATCGCCATGATCGCCGTGCCGATCCTCGTGCAGGTCTATTTCAACGCCGCGCTCGCCTATGGGCTGAACCGCAGCCTCGGCGTCGACTGGTGCGTCGCCGGTCCGTCGGCGCTGATCGGGGCCAGCAATTTCTTCGAGCTCGCCGTGGCGACCGCCATCGCGCTCTTCGGCTTCCAGTCCGGCGCGGCGCTGGCGACGGTGGTCGGGGTTCTGGTGGAGGTGCCGGTCATGCTGTCGGTCGCGCGCATCGTCAACGCCTCGCGGGGCTGGTACGAGCGCGGCGCTATGCCCGCAGGCAAGCGCTGA
- the ettA gene encoding energy-dependent translational throttle protein EttA, with the protein MASHQYIYHMHGLTKAFPGGKKVFENINLSFLPGAKIGVLGVNGAGKSTLLKIMAGLDKEFQGEAWAADGVKVGYLAQEPELDADKTVRENVMEGVAEKQALIDRYNELAMNYSDETADEMAKLQDIIDSRNLWDLDSQVEQAMDALRCPPDDAAVSTLSGGEKRRVALCKLLLSEPDMLLLDEPTNHLDAESVAWLEHYLESYKGTVVLVTHDRYFLDNVTGWILELDRGRGIPYEGNYSEWLKQKEKRLIQEGREEEARQRTLKEELEWVQASPRARQTKSKARIKAYEDLLNQDMREKVARQQITVPPGPRLGNVVIEADGLTKGFGDELLIEDLSFRLPPGGIVGVIGPNGAGKTTLFRMITGQETPDKGTLDLGETAVLGYVDQSRDTLDGKKTVWEEISDGNDVIQLGKREVQSRAYVSWFNFRGGDQQKKVGQLSGGERNRVHLAKMLKSGANVLLLDEPTNDLDVDTLRALEEALLDFAGCAVVISHDRWFLDRIATHILAFEGDSHVEWFEGNFEAYEEDKKRRLGEDSVVPKRIKYKRFARA; encoded by the coding sequence ATGGCGTCCCATCAGTACATCTATCACATGCACGGCCTCACCAAGGCCTTTCCCGGCGGCAAGAAGGTCTTCGAGAACATCAACCTGTCCTTCCTGCCGGGCGCGAAGATCGGCGTTCTCGGCGTCAACGGCGCCGGCAAGTCCACGCTGCTGAAGATCATGGCGGGCCTCGACAAGGAGTTCCAGGGCGAGGCCTGGGCCGCCGACGGGGTGAAGGTCGGCTATCTGGCGCAGGAGCCGGAGCTCGACGCGGACAAGACCGTGCGCGAGAACGTCATGGAAGGCGTCGCGGAGAAACAGGCGCTGATCGACCGCTATAACGAGCTCGCCATGAACTATTCCGACGAGACCGCGGACGAGATGGCGAAGCTGCAGGACATCATCGATTCCCGGAACCTCTGGGACCTCGACTCCCAGGTGGAGCAGGCGATGGACGCCCTGCGCTGCCCGCCCGACGACGCGGCGGTGTCGACGCTGTCGGGCGGCGAGAAGCGCCGGGTGGCCCTGTGCAAGCTGCTCCTGTCGGAGCCCGACATGCTGCTGCTCGACGAGCCCACCAACCATCTCGACGCGGAATCGGTCGCCTGGCTCGAGCACTATCTGGAGAGCTACAAGGGCACCGTCGTGCTGGTGACCCATGACCGCTACTTCCTCGACAATGTGACGGGCTGGATCCTCGAGCTCGACCGGGGGCGCGGCATTCCCTACGAAGGCAATTACTCCGAATGGCTGAAGCAGAAGGAGAAGCGCCTGATCCAGGAGGGGCGCGAGGAGGAGGCGCGCCAGCGCACCCTCAAGGAGGAGCTTGAGTGGGTGCAGGCGAGCCCACGTGCCCGGCAGACGAAATCAAAGGCCCGAATCAAGGCTTACGAGGATCTGCTCAACCAGGATATGCGCGAGAAGGTGGCCCGCCAGCAGATCACTGTTCCGCCGGGACCGCGCCTCGGCAATGTGGTCATCGAGGCGGACGGCCTCACCAAGGGCTTCGGCGACGAGCTGCTGATCGAGGATCTGTCCTTCCGCCTGCCGCCGGGCGGCATTGTCGGCGTGATCGGCCCGAACGGCGCCGGCAAGACGACACTGTTCCGCATGATCACCGGCCAGGAGACGCCGGACAAGGGCACGCTCGATCTCGGCGAGACGGCGGTGCTCGGCTATGTGGACCAGTCGCGCGACACGCTGGACGGCAAGAAGACTGTCTGGGAGGAGATTTCGGACGGCAACGACGTCATCCAGCTCGGCAAGCGCGAGGTGCAGTCGCGCGCCTATGTGAGCTGGTTCAACTTCCGCGGCGGCGACCAGCAGAAGAAGGTCGGCCAGCTCTCCGGCGGCGAGCGCAACCGCGTCCATCTGGCGAAGATGCTGAAATCGGGCGCCAATGTGCTGCTGCTCGACGAGCCGACCAACGATCTCGACGTGGATACGCTGCGCGCGCTCGAGGAGGCGCTTCTCGACTTCGCCGGCTGCGCGGTGGTGATCAGCCACGATCGCTGGTTCCTCGACCGGATCGCGACCCACATCCTCGCCTTCGAGGGCGACAGCCATGTGGAGTGGTTCGAGGGCAATTTCGAGGCCTATGAGGAGGACAAGAAGCGCCGTCTCGGCGAGGACTCCGTCGTGCCGAAGCGCATCAAGTACAAGCGTTTCGCCAGGGCGTGA
- a CDS encoding MlaC/ttg2D family ABC transporter substrate-binding protein, with product MTLLSRRHLIACSCAALMAAGLTLPHSLPAEAASAESFISSVGNKVLAAARARSGSQFRSLLRQNADIPSIAMFALGNYRSKMPRSRQSEYFGLFEKYISDVFVNNATKLGGNALDIKGSKNTGNSVIVTSQVQFSGRQPMPVIWRLRSRGGGYKIIDVSIEGVWLAIQQRTNFVSLLNQNNGNIDALFSFLKK from the coding sequence ATGACCCTCCTGTCCCGCAGACACCTCATAGCTTGCTCATGCGCCGCCCTGATGGCGGCCGGGCTGACCCTTCCCCACAGCCTGCCGGCTGAGGCCGCGAGCGCGGAATCCTTCATCTCCTCGGTGGGCAACAAGGTCCTGGCCGCGGCCCGGGCGCGTTCCGGCAGCCAGTTCCGCAGCCTGCTGCGCCAGAATGCGGACATCCCCTCCATCGCGATGTTCGCGCTTGGCAACTATCGCAGCAAGATGCCGCGGTCGCGCCAATCGGAGTATTTCGGCCTGTTCGAGAAGTACATCTCCGACGTGTTCGTCAACAATGCCACGAAGCTCGGCGGCAACGCGCTCGACATCAAGGGCAGCAAGAACACCGGCAACAGCGTGATCGTCACGAGCCAGGTGCAGTTTTCCGGGCGCCAGCCCATGCCGGTCATCTGGCGGCTGCGTTCGCGCGGCGGCGGCTACAAGATCATCGATGTCAGCATCGAGGGCGTGTGGCTGGCCATCCAGCAGCGCACGAACTTCGTCTCGCTGCTCAACCAGAACAACGGCAATATCGACGCGCTCTTCAGCTTCCTGAAGAAGTAG
- a CDS encoding MlaA family lipoprotein, which yields MTTYEADPNAPVVQTMQADSYQAEELSDPIEPVNRAIYGFNDAVDTVLLRPVAEMYRAVVPSFLRTGIYNIISNATSPITLVNDVLQGEGKRAEETLVRFLVNTTVGFGGFVDAAQHAGIEPHTEDFAQTLAVYGVPSGPYIVAPIIGPSTPRHLFGRVVDAAANPFTWLLMDATLLESSSPLMAEVVTTREANLDQLDALRESSPDFYATLKDVYYQRRLAEIRNGRVVEEDLPDIPEFSR from the coding sequence GTGACGACCTACGAGGCCGATCCGAATGCGCCCGTCGTCCAGACGATGCAGGCGGATTCCTATCAGGCCGAGGAACTGTCCGACCCGATCGAGCCGGTCAACCGCGCGATCTACGGTTTCAACGACGCCGTCGACACCGTGCTTCTCAGGCCGGTTGCGGAGATGTACCGGGCCGTGGTGCCCTCCTTCCTGCGCACGGGCATCTACAACATCATCTCCAACGCGACCTCCCCCATCACCCTGGTCAACGACGTGCTCCAGGGCGAGGGCAAGCGGGCGGAGGAGACGCTGGTGCGCTTCCTCGTCAACACGACGGTGGGCTTCGGCGGCTTCGTCGACGCCGCCCAGCATGCCGGCATCGAGCCGCATACGGAGGATTTCGCGCAGACGCTCGCTGTCTATGGCGTGCCGTCCGGGCCCTATATCGTGGCGCCCATCATCGGCCCGTCGACCCCGCGCCACCTGTTCGGCCGCGTCGTCGATGCTGCGGCGAACCCCTTCACCTGGCTGCTGATGGATGCGACGCTGCTGGAAAGCAGCTCGCCCCTGATGGCCGAGGTCGTGACGACGCGCGAGGCCAATCTCGACCAGCTCGACGCCTTGCGCGAATCCTCGCCAGATTTCTATGCGACGCTGAAGGATGTCTATTACCAGCGCCGTCTGGCGGAGATTCGGAATGGTCGGGTGGTCGAGGAGGACCTTCCCGACATCCCCGAATTCTCGCGCTGA
- a CDS encoding ArsR/SmtB family transcription factor, which yields MADLRMDELLAGLRAIGESTRLRLLFILSHGEFNVTELTGILGQSQPRVSRHLKLLTEAGLLERHREGSWMLFRLGEEGTGAALAHMIADLLPADDPALLRDLERLEALRSERASAAAAYFRTNAEDWDSIRSLHVAEEDVEQAMADILADAGPIGTLLDLGTGTGRMLELFARDAEHGIGVDLSREMLAVARSNLERAGLKHCQVRHGDLFHLPYRNDSADAITVHQVLHYLEDPERALSEAARVLSPEGQMLVVDFAPHELEFLREGHAHRRLGISDDQFASWAQRAGLKVVSHEQLPPPPTIANGLTVSIWLARPVHARTDATVMASEAEPA from the coding sequence ATGGCGGATTTGCGGATGGACGAACTGCTCGCCGGCTTGAGGGCGATTGGAGAGAGCACGCGGCTCAGGCTGCTGTTCATCCTGTCCCATGGCGAGTTCAACGTGACTGAGCTGACCGGGATTCTCGGCCAGAGCCAGCCGCGCGTCAGCCGTCATCTGAAGCTCCTGACGGAGGCGGGCCTCCTGGAACGTCACCGGGAGGGCAGCTGGATGCTGTTCCGCCTGGGCGAGGAGGGCACCGGTGCGGCTCTTGCCCACATGATCGCCGATCTCCTGCCGGCCGACGATCCCGCCCTCCTGCGCGATCTGGAGCGGCTCGAGGCGCTGAGGTCGGAGCGTGCCAGCGCGGCGGCCGCCTATTTCCGGACCAATGCGGAAGACTGGGACAGTATCCGCTCTCTCCATGTGGCAGAGGAGGATGTCGAGCAGGCGATGGCGGACATCCTCGCCGATGCGGGGCCCATCGGCACGCTGCTCGATCTCGGTACCGGCACGGGCCGCATGCTGGAGCTGTTCGCGCGCGACGCCGAACACGGCATCGGCGTCGACCTGTCGCGGGAGATGCTGGCCGTGGCCCGGTCCAATCTGGAGCGCGCCGGGCTGAAGCATTGCCAGGTGCGCCATGGCGACCTGTTCCACCTGCCTTACCGCAATGACAGCGCGGACGCGATCACCGTGCATCAGGTGCTCCACTATCTGGAGGATCCCGAGCGCGCCCTGTCGGAGGCCGCGCGGGTCCTGAGCCCCGAGGGACAGATGCTGGTGGTCGACTTCGCACCGCACGAGCTCGAATTCCTGCGCGAGGGCCATGCCCATCGCCGGCTCGGCATTTCCGACGACCAGTTCGCCTCATGGGCGCAGCGTGCGGGGCTGAAGGTGGTCAGCCACGAGCAGTTGCCGCCGCCGCCGACCATCGCGAACGGCCTGACGGTGTCGATCTGGCTTGCGCGGCCCGTTCATGCCCGCACGGACGCGACCGTCATGGCGTCCGAGGCCGAGCCCGCCTGA
- the metF gene encoding methylenetetrahydrofolate reductase [NAD(P)H] gives MRDDEVKTTNGQAEPEREFRVSFEFFPPKNEAMERSLWEAIKKLEALDPAFVSVTYGAGGSTRERTHSTVTRILKETGLTPAAHLTCVGAERGEVDDVVRAYDKAGVRNIVALRGDPPEGVGSAYAPHPGGYENAADLVGGIRKIADFDISVAAYPEKHPESPDWETDLAMLAAKVDAGADRAITQFFFDNSAYFRYLDRVRARGIDVPVVPGIVPIVNFKRVAGFAGKCGASIPPELAARFEGLDDDPETHALVAAAVAAEQVAELRDQGIDQFHFYTLNRAELVYAICRLLGLGTKTEKAAA, from the coding sequence ATGAGGGACGACGAGGTGAAGACCACCAACGGCCAAGCGGAGCCCGAGCGCGAGTTCCGCGTTTCCTTCGAGTTCTTTCCGCCGAAGAACGAGGCCATGGAGCGCTCGCTGTGGGAGGCGATCAAGAAGCTCGAGGCGCTCGATCCGGCCTTCGTGTCGGTCACCTACGGGGCGGGCGGCTCGACGCGCGAGCGCACCCATTCCACCGTCACGCGCATCCTGAAGGAGACGGGGCTCACGCCTGCGGCCCACCTGACCTGCGTCGGGGCGGAGCGCGGCGAGGTGGACGACGTCGTGCGCGCCTACGACAAGGCCGGCGTACGCAATATCGTGGCCCTGCGCGGCGATCCGCCGGAGGGCGTGGGCTCTGCCTATGCGCCCCATCCGGGCGGCTACGAGAACGCGGCCGATCTCGTCGGCGGAATCCGCAAGATCGCCGATTTCGACATCTCGGTCGCCGCCTATCCGGAAAAGCATCCCGAATCGCCGGACTGGGAGACGGATCTCGCCATGCTCGCCGCTAAGGTCGATGCCGGCGCGGACCGCGCGATCACCCAGTTCTTCTTCGATAACAGCGCCTATTTCCGCTATCTCGACCGGGTTCGTGCGCGCGGCATCGACGTGCCCGTCGTACCGGGCATCGTGCCTATCGTGAACTTCAAGCGCGTCGCGGGCTTTGCGGGCAAATGCGGCGCGAGCATCCCGCCGGAGCTCGCCGCGCGCTTCGAAGGGCTCGACGACGACCCGGAGACCCATGCTCTCGTCGCCGCGGCGGTGGCGGCGGAACAGGTCGCGGAACTGCGCGACCAGGGCATCGACCAGTTTCACTTCTACACGCTGAACCGTGCCGAGCTCGTCTATGCGATCTGCAGGCTGCTCGGCCTGGGAACCAAGACCGAAAAGGCAGCAGCATGA